The Pseudomonas azotoformans genome has a segment encoding these proteins:
- a CDS encoding nucleobase:cation symporter-2 family protein, which yields MSDAQAPRPRYKSDLIYGLEDRPHFTAAIFAALQHVLASFVGIITPTLIVGGVLGLESEVPYLVSMALFVSGLGTFVQARKFGPIGSGLLCLQGTSFSFISVILSAGFMVKARGGGTDEILSTIFGICFFAAFIEVVLSQFIGKLRMLITPVVTGTIITLMGLSLIKVAVTDMAGGYGAQDLGAAANMGLAALVLLTIVVLNRFSNPFLRLGSIVIGLTLGFVVAWMIGRVDMAALPHVPLISVPVPFKYGFSFDWVAFIPVAVIFLISPLEAAGDLTANSMISQQPVKGPLYIKRIKSGLLADGLNSAMAATFNSLPMVTFAQNNGVIQLTGVASRYVAYFIAGLLVLLGLFPMIGAVLQLMPKPVLGGATLIMFGTVAVAGIKILAEAGLHRRNVLIVAISLGMGLGVAAVPEVLRDLPKALHNIFESPITVGAFCAILLNIFLPEEFIELEEDEFDPESSTLKVMQDPDVTK from the coding sequence TTGTCTGACGCTCAAGCCCCCCGCCCGCGCTATAAATCCGACCTGATCTACGGCCTGGAAGACCGCCCCCACTTCACCGCCGCGATTTTTGCCGCGCTGCAGCATGTGCTGGCGAGTTTTGTCGGGATCATCACGCCCACGCTGATCGTCGGCGGCGTGCTGGGCCTGGAAAGCGAAGTGCCGTATCTGGTGAGCATGGCGCTGTTTGTGTCGGGGCTCGGCACCTTTGTGCAGGCACGCAAGTTCGGCCCGATCGGTTCCGGGCTGTTGTGCCTGCAGGGCACCAGTTTTTCGTTTATCAGCGTGATCCTCAGCGCGGGTTTCATGGTCAAGGCGCGTGGTGGCGGCACCGATGAGATTCTCTCGACGATCTTTGGTATCTGCTTTTTCGCCGCGTTTATCGAGGTGGTGCTGAGCCAGTTCATCGGCAAGCTGCGCATGCTGATCACCCCGGTGGTCACCGGCACCATCATTACCCTGATGGGCTTGTCACTGATCAAGGTCGCGGTCACCGACATGGCCGGCGGCTATGGCGCCCAGGACCTCGGCGCGGCCGCCAACATGGGCCTCGCGGCCTTGGTGCTGCTGACCATCGTCGTCCTCAACCGCTTCAGCAACCCTTTCCTGCGCCTGGGCTCCATCGTCATCGGCTTGACCCTGGGCTTTGTGGTGGCCTGGATGATCGGCCGCGTAGACATGGCGGCGTTGCCGCACGTGCCGTTGATCAGCGTGCCGGTGCCGTTCAAATACGGGTTTTCGTTCGACTGGGTGGCGTTTATCCCGGTGGCGGTGATCTTCCTGATTTCGCCGTTGGAAGCGGCCGGTGACTTGACCGCCAACTCGATGATTTCCCAGCAGCCGGTCAAGGGCCCGCTGTATATCAAGCGCATCAAGTCGGGCCTGCTCGCCGACGGCCTCAACTCAGCGATGGCGGCCACTTTCAACAGCCTGCCAATGGTGACTTTTGCCCAGAACAACGGCGTGATCCAGTTGACCGGCGTGGCCAGCCGCTACGTGGCGTACTTCATCGCAGGCCTCTTGGTGCTGCTGGGGTTGTTCCCGATGATCGGCGCGGTGTTGCAACTGATGCCCAAGCCGGTACTGGGTGGCGCGACCCTGATCATGTTCGGCACCGTGGCCGTCGCAGGCATCAAGATCCTCGCCGAAGCCGGCCTGCATCGACGCAACGTGCTGATCGTGGCGATCTCCCTGGGCATGGGCCTGGGCGTTGCCGCCGTGCCGGAAGTGCTGCGCGACCTGCCCAAGGCGCTGCACAACATCTTCGAGTCGCCGATCACCGTGGGGGCTTTCTGTGCAATCCTGCTGAACATTTTCCTGCCGGAAGAGTTCATAGAGCTGGAAGAAGATGAATTTGATCCGGAGTCCTCGACCCTCAAAGTGATGCAGGACCCGGACGTCACGAAATAG